In Marinobacter antarcticus, one genomic interval encodes:
- the acpP gene encoding acyl carrier protein, whose translation MSTVEERVKKIVCEQLGVKESEVQNSSSFVEDLGADSLDTVELVMALEEEFETEIPDEEAEKLASVQDAIDYIVAHT comes from the coding sequence ATGAGTACAGTTGAAGAGCGCGTGAAGAAGATCGTTTGTGAGCAGTTGGGCGTTAAAGAGTCCGAAGTTCAGAACTCATCTTCTTTTGTAGAGGATCTTGGCGCTGACTCACTGGACACCGTTGAGCTGGTCATGGCACTGGAAGAGGAATTTGAAACCGAAATTCCTGATGAAGAAGCCGAGAAGCTTGCCAGTGTTCAGGACGCGATCGACTACATCGTCGCGCATACCTGA
- a CDS encoding aminotransferase class IV encodes MFNLRWADEGGFPANDRGAAYGDGLFETIRMHGDRGVLLSRHLDRMVRDAGRLGIPVSLTELRKACTAATSRYSGRYTNQQADRGWVLKLTLTRGEGGRGYRPSPGIRPNLMVSAGPMPDAPIASGVAADFSRVPLTVNPLLAGIKSLNRLEQVMAAREIEGELFEVIMSDSAGNLVEGTRTNLLLKVPEGWATPPAKSLAVSGVLRQWVLERLRARGEVVAERAVSIGDVMGSRCQGLYLLNSVIGVVPVRRLAGQDLPADDGLATIFNPLELLE; translated from the coding sequence ATGTTCAACCTGCGCTGGGCTGATGAAGGTGGCTTCCCGGCCAATGATCGGGGCGCTGCTTATGGCGACGGCCTGTTCGAGACCATAAGGATGCATGGCGACCGTGGTGTACTCCTGTCCCGCCACCTCGACCGGATGGTTCGTGATGCAGGCCGGTTGGGTATTCCGGTTTCTCTGACAGAGCTTCGAAAAGCCTGTACCGCAGCGACCAGCCGTTACTCCGGCCGTTATACGAATCAGCAGGCGGATCGCGGCTGGGTGCTCAAATTGACGCTCACCCGAGGAGAAGGTGGCCGCGGGTATCGGCCAAGTCCGGGAATCAGGCCAAACCTGATGGTGTCTGCTGGTCCGATGCCTGACGCACCGATCGCCTCTGGTGTTGCCGCTGATTTCTCCCGTGTCCCTCTTACGGTAAATCCGTTGCTTGCGGGTATCAAATCACTCAATCGGCTGGAGCAGGTTATGGCCGCCAGAGAGATTGAGGGCGAATTGTTTGAAGTCATCATGTCAGACAGCGCCGGTAATCTGGTCGAGGGTACTCGTACCAATTTGCTTCTCAAAGTGCCCGAAGGCTGGGCAACACCGCCGGCCAAAAGCCTTGCGGTTTCCGGCGTGCTGCGCCAATGGGTGCTGGAAAGGCTCAGGGCGAGGGGAGAAGTGGTCGCAGAGCGTGCGGTGAGTATCGGGGATGTAATGGGTTCCCGCTGCCAGGGGCTCTATCTTCTGAACAGCGTTATAGGTGTTGTGCCTGTGCGTCGTCTTGCCGGGCAGGATTTGCCTGCAGATGATGGACTTGCGACAATCTTCAATCCTCTCGAGCTGCTGGAATAA
- the plsX gene encoding phosphate acyltransferase PlsX encodes MKLVTIAIDAMSGDRGPAVVVAAALEAVRENKALSFILVGIRSELEAFLRDGHPRISVVEAADVVRMNERPSYALRHKKNSSMAIALALVRDGEAQGCVSAGNTGALMAFGRSIIRMYPGIERPAIAKLIPSLRGRCHVLDLGANVDSSAENLYQYALMGSLMASAICSQGEPRVALLNVGEEEIKGNEQVRLASHMLAQCDFINYIGYVEGSDLFRDVADVVVCDGFVGNIALKTGEGVAGLLIELMEQAFTRTLYGRFVGLLARPIIGRLLRLMDPSRHNGASLLGLKGVVIKSHGNANERAMLSAIRQAVREVELEVPRRINERLDDLML; translated from the coding sequence GTGAAGCTGGTCACTATAGCGATCGACGCCATGAGTGGCGATCGGGGGCCTGCAGTGGTAGTTGCTGCGGCCCTCGAAGCGGTGCGCGAAAATAAAGCCTTGAGTTTCATTCTGGTGGGAATCCGGAGCGAACTTGAGGCTTTTTTGCGTGATGGGCATCCTCGAATCAGTGTTGTGGAAGCGGCGGACGTTGTCCGCATGAACGAACGTCCCTCATATGCTCTGCGTCACAAGAAAAACTCCTCCATGGCCATCGCCTTGGCTCTTGTTCGGGATGGCGAAGCTCAGGGTTGTGTCAGTGCGGGAAACACCGGGGCCCTGATGGCTTTCGGCCGGTCCATTATCCGTATGTACCCTGGCATAGAGCGTCCGGCAATTGCGAAGCTGATTCCCTCCCTTCGGGGGCGGTGCCATGTTCTGGATCTTGGCGCCAATGTAGACTCGAGCGCGGAAAATCTTTATCAATATGCTCTGATGGGGTCACTTATGGCCTCGGCAATATGCAGCCAGGGTGAGCCGCGAGTTGCTTTGCTGAATGTTGGCGAGGAAGAGATAAAAGGCAATGAGCAGGTTCGCCTTGCTTCCCACATGCTCGCCCAATGTGATTTTATTAACTACATCGGATACGTGGAAGGCAGTGACCTGTTCCGGGACGTCGCCGACGTGGTGGTGTGCGATGGTTTTGTGGGCAATATTGCTCTCAAAACCGGCGAAGGGGTCGCGGGGCTGTTGATTGAACTCATGGAACAGGCGTTCACTCGCACGCTTTATGGTCGCTTTGTGGGCCTTCTTGCTCGCCCTATCATCGGGCGACTCCTTCGCCTGATGGATCCCTCCCGTCATAACGGCGCCAGCTTGCTCGGGCTAAAGGGTGTGGTCATAAAAAGCCATGGAAATGCTAATGAGCGCGCCATGCTGTCCGCCATCCGCCAAGCTGTACGTGAAGTTGAGCTGGAAGTGCCTCGGCGCATCAATGAGCGGCTTGACGACCTGATGCTTTGA
- the fabF gene encoding beta-ketoacyl-ACP synthase II → MSKRRVVITGMGMLSPLGNDVASSWEGIRAGRSGIGKIDRFDASEYNTRIGGAIRDLELEPYLSSKEARKLDAFIHYGLIAAQQAVDDSGLADYDELDRDRAGIAIGSGIGGLEYIEKSVLTMEKSGPRKVSPFFVPASVINMISGNAAIRFGYRGPNIAIVTACTTGTHNIGYAARTIAYGDADVMLAGGSEMATTRTGLAAFSSARALSTRNDEPEKASRPWDRDRDGFVLSDGAGVVVLEELEHAKKRGATIYGELVGFGMSDDAHHITAPPEDGEGAARAMNNALRDAGLKPEDVDYINAHGTSTLVGDVAEIAAVKHVFGDHASQVAMSSTKSMTGHLLGAAGAVEAIFSLLAIRDGVLPPTINLDNPAEGCDLDLVPNVCRSADVRVALSNSFGFGGTNGTLIVRRYEG, encoded by the coding sequence ATGAGTAAACGACGGGTTGTTATCACTGGCATGGGAATGTTGTCTCCTTTGGGGAACGACGTAGCGTCTTCCTGGGAGGGTATCCGGGCTGGTCGAAGCGGAATCGGTAAAATCGATCGCTTCGATGCTTCCGAGTACAACACCCGCATTGGTGGTGCGATCAGGGATCTGGAGCTGGAGCCTTATCTTTCTTCCAAAGAGGCCAGAAAGCTGGACGCGTTTATTCACTACGGTCTGATCGCAGCTCAGCAGGCGGTCGATGACAGTGGCCTTGCAGACTACGACGAGCTGGATCGCGACCGCGCTGGTATAGCAATCGGATCCGGTATAGGTGGGCTGGAGTATATCGAGAAGAGCGTGCTGACGATGGAGAAGTCCGGCCCGCGCAAAGTGTCGCCGTTTTTTGTTCCAGCGTCTGTGATTAACATGATCTCCGGTAATGCCGCGATTCGGTTTGGTTACCGGGGACCAAATATTGCGATTGTTACTGCCTGCACTACTGGCACCCATAATATAGGGTACGCGGCCCGCACGATTGCTTATGGCGATGCGGATGTGATGCTTGCCGGTGGCTCTGAAATGGCGACCACGCGCACAGGTCTTGCGGCATTTTCGTCCGCCCGTGCCTTGTCAACCCGTAATGATGAACCTGAAAAAGCCAGCCGCCCATGGGACAGGGATAGGGACGGGTTTGTGCTCAGTGACGGGGCCGGGGTAGTGGTGCTGGAAGAGTTGGAGCACGCCAAAAAACGCGGTGCAACCATATACGGTGAGTTGGTCGGCTTTGGCATGAGTGACGATGCCCACCATATAACTGCGCCGCCTGAAGACGGAGAGGGCGCCGCACGCGCCATGAACAATGCACTGCGGGATGCCGGCCTGAAACCCGAAGACGTTGATTACATTAATGCCCATGGAACCTCAACTTTGGTGGGTGATGTTGCGGAAATTGCGGCGGTCAAGCATGTGTTTGGTGATCACGCGAGTCAGGTTGCCATGAGCAGTACGAAATCCATGACCGGCCACCTGCTTGGTGCGGCGGGCGCAGTGGAGGCGATCTTTTCTCTGCTTGCCATACGTGACGGCGTGTTGCCTCCAACCATCAACCTCGATAACCCCGCTGAAGGCTGTGATCTCGATCTCGTTCCCAATGTCTGCCGCAGCGCCGATGTCCGCGTAGCCCTATCCAACTCATTTGGCTTTGGTGGAACCAACGGCACCTTGATTGTCCGTCGTTACGAAGGCTGA
- the fabG gene encoding 3-oxoacyl-ACP reductase FabG: MSLEGKTALVTGATRGIGKAIALALAKQGAEVVGTATSEEGAATITDNLQAAGVNGYGIVMNVADPESIEAGLKEITGKSGAPLILVNNAGITRDNLLMRLKDDDWASVLETNLSSVYRTSKAVLRGMAKARWGRVINVSSVVASMGNPGQANYCAAKAGVEGFTRSLAKEMSNRGITANCVAPGFIDTDMTKKLDDRQREAMLEIIPAGRLGQPEEVAALVAFLASDVAGYVTGETIHVNGGMYMG; this comes from the coding sequence ATGTCTCTGGAAGGCAAAACAGCATTGGTAACCGGTGCTACTCGGGGAATCGGAAAAGCTATCGCTCTGGCGCTTGCAAAACAGGGTGCAGAGGTGGTGGGTACCGCCACCAGCGAAGAGGGCGCAGCAACCATCACGGATAACCTTCAGGCCGCGGGCGTAAATGGCTACGGTATTGTGATGAACGTTGCCGATCCCGAAAGCATTGAAGCGGGCCTGAAAGAAATAACCGGTAAATCCGGTGCACCTCTGATTCTGGTCAATAACGCTGGCATAACCCGTGATAACCTGCTCATGCGACTGAAAGATGACGACTGGGCATCGGTGCTCGAAACCAATCTCTCAAGCGTGTACCGTACCAGCAAAGCTGTATTGCGAGGCATGGCAAAGGCACGCTGGGGGCGAGTTATCAATGTCAGCTCCGTGGTCGCCAGTATGGGCAATCCAGGGCAGGCCAACTATTGCGCTGCCAAGGCGGGTGTAGAAGGCTTTACCCGCAGTCTGGCAAAGGAAATGTCGAATCGGGGCATCACTGCGAACTGTGTTGCGCCCGGGTTCATTGACACAGATATGACGAAAAAACTGGACGACAGGCAGCGTGAAGCTATGCTGGAAATTATACCTGCGGGTCGTCTGGGGCAGCCGGAAGAAGTGGCAGCGCTGGTAGCTTTTCTGGCGTCGGATGTTGCCGGTTATGTGACTGGGGAAACCATTCATGTAAACGGCGGAATGTACATGGGATAA
- a CDS encoding HAD family hydrolase → MDVKVVIFDWDGTLVDSVDHIADSLHQAATELGYPALEREAYRDIIGLGMVEALERLYPGISREEMTTIREGYGNYFFRKVTTPQNIFEGMADVVTDLRSAGRRCSVATGKSRKGLESALVSSGLGPHFDITRCADETRSKPDPRMLEEILLFYGIEPSEAVMIGDTRYDLDMAQRIGMPSIGVEWGVHKRDVLGGYAPHAIVDSVPDLRSVLGL, encoded by the coding sequence ATGGACGTGAAAGTTGTAATTTTTGATTGGGACGGAACTCTTGTGGATTCCGTAGACCATATTGCGGACAGCCTGCATCAGGCTGCCACCGAGCTGGGGTATCCGGCGTTGGAGAGGGAGGCCTATCGTGACATTATTGGTCTGGGTATGGTTGAGGCTCTGGAAAGACTCTATCCGGGTATCAGTCGCGAGGAAATGACGACCATCCGAGAGGGTTACGGGAATTATTTCTTCCGGAAGGTTACGACACCCCAAAATATATTCGAAGGTATGGCAGACGTTGTAACAGATCTCCGGAGCGCTGGCCGCAGGTGCTCTGTCGCCACAGGCAAAAGTCGCAAAGGTCTCGAATCGGCGCTGGTTTCCAGCGGGCTGGGGCCGCATTTTGATATTACTCGTTGTGCCGACGAAACCCGCTCCAAGCCGGATCCTCGTATGCTCGAAGAGATCCTTCTTTTTTACGGAATTGAGCCTTCAGAGGCCGTTATGATCGGCGACACCCGCTATGATCTGGATATGGCCCAGCGTATTGGTATGCCCTCTATCGGTGTTGAATGGGGTGTGCACAAGCGCGATGTGCTTGGGGGTTACGCTCCCCACGCTATCGTTGATTCTGTGCCGGATCTTCGTAGTGTGCTCGGCTTGTAA
- a CDS encoding Maf family protein translates to MLRKPLLLASSSPYRHELLARLELPFSSASPNIDEAPVAEEAPEDLAIRLAESKARALAPTHPEHWIIGSDQVAALPDGTLLSKPGNYQTAYKQLARSSGQSVNFLTGLALLDADSGKLQTCCEQFTVHFRDLTAEEIDAYLRKEEPYDCAGSFKMEGLGITLFRELQGRDPNSLIGLPLIALTDMLTAWGRNPLLEP, encoded by the coding sequence ATGCTCCGAAAACCCCTGTTACTGGCCTCCTCATCACCGTATCGCCACGAGCTGCTGGCAAGGCTTGAACTACCATTCTCCAGCGCCAGCCCGAACATCGATGAAGCCCCCGTTGCAGAAGAGGCTCCGGAAGATCTCGCTATACGTTTGGCCGAGTCGAAAGCCAGAGCTCTGGCGCCCACTCACCCGGAGCACTGGATTATCGGGTCTGACCAGGTGGCCGCCTTGCCAGATGGGACCCTGCTAAGCAAACCCGGGAACTACCAAACGGCCTACAAACAACTCGCCCGAAGCAGCGGGCAGAGCGTTAACTTCCTGACAGGGCTTGCCCTGCTCGACGCTGATTCCGGAAAGCTGCAAACCTGCTGTGAACAGTTCACCGTCCACTTCCGGGACCTGACCGCCGAGGAAATCGACGCGTATCTCCGCAAAGAGGAGCCTTACGACTGCGCCGGCAGCTTCAAAATGGAAGGCCTGGGCATCACGTTATTCCGGGAACTTCAGGGCCGGGACCCGAACAGCCTGATCGGCCTGCCCCTGATCGCCCTGACCGACATGTTGACGGCCTGGGGCAGAAACCCGCTTCTGGAGCCTTAA
- a CDS encoding S49 family peptidase: protein MSDWDSDKTPEWGDKSAEPRSGRNQPRLPPESGRDWRLIEKLVMSLQSEQRRSRRWGIFFKLLTFAYLFALLAIVWSPFGGSLDAATGKHTAVVEINGPIAADELASADNIVGSLRSAFEQEDAVAVILRINSPGGSPVQSGYVYDEIKRLRDEYPEKKVYAVISDVGASGAYYIAAAADEIYANRASLVGSIGVVAGGFGFTGAMDKLGVERRLYTAGENKAFLDPFSPQQEQEVAFWQDVLENTHQQFIAAVKEGRGDRLADDERLFSGLVWSGEQALELGLIDGLGSTSYVAKQIVGQEDLVDYSHRKGPLRDIVDQLGVSFGQGLVGQLVESRLELR, encoded by the coding sequence ATGAGTGACTGGGATTCCGACAAGACGCCAGAGTGGGGTGATAAATCTGCAGAGCCTCGTTCAGGGCGAAACCAACCGCGTTTGCCGCCTGAATCGGGACGTGACTGGCGGTTGATTGAAAAGTTGGTTATGTCTCTGCAGTCCGAGCAGCGCCGGAGTCGCCGGTGGGGGATCTTTTTCAAGTTGCTCACATTTGCGTATCTGTTTGCGTTGCTGGCCATCGTCTGGTCGCCGTTTGGCGGCAGTCTGGATGCAGCAACCGGCAAACACACTGCGGTGGTTGAAATAAACGGCCCGATCGCTGCGGATGAGCTCGCCAGCGCGGACAATATTGTGGGTTCTCTGCGCTCAGCGTTCGAGCAAGAGGATGCAGTGGCGGTTATCCTGCGCATCAACAGTCCTGGCGGGAGTCCGGTTCAGTCCGGTTATGTCTACGACGAGATAAAACGATTGCGAGATGAGTATCCGGAAAAGAAAGTCTATGCGGTGATCTCGGATGTCGGAGCATCCGGCGCCTACTACATTGCTGCGGCAGCTGATGAGATCTATGCAAACCGGGCCAGCCTTGTGGGGTCTATCGGTGTTGTGGCCGGTGGTTTTGGATTTACCGGTGCCATGGACAAGCTGGGTGTTGAGCGCAGGCTTTATACCGCCGGTGAAAACAAGGCCTTTCTGGATCCGTTCTCACCCCAGCAGGAGCAGGAAGTGGCGTTCTGGCAGGATGTGTTGGAGAACACTCATCAGCAGTTCATCGCAGCGGTAAAGGAAGGTCGTGGCGATCGCCTGGCGGACGACGAGCGGTTATTCAGCGGCTTGGTGTGGAGTGGCGAGCAGGCGTTGGAGTTGGGCCTTATTGACGGGCTTGGCAGCACCTCCTATGTCGCCAAGCAGATAGTCGGCCAGGAAGATCTTGTTGACTACAGTCATCGCAAAGGGCCGCTGCGTGATATTGTTGATCAGCTTGGAGTGTCTTTTGGCCAGGGTCTTGTCGGGCAGCTGGTTGAGTCTCGTTTGGAGCTGCGATAA
- the rpmF gene encoding 50S ribosomal protein L32, with product MAVQKNRKTRSKRGMRRAHDALSPVALSTDSTTGEVHRRHHVSPDGFYRGKQVIEASDE from the coding sequence ATGGCTGTACAGAAGAACCGTAAGACCCGTTCCAAGCGTGGCATGCGCCGTGCTCACGATGCTTTGAGCCCTGTAGCTCTGAGCACAGATTCAACAACAGGTGAAGTTCATCGCCGCCACCACGTGTCTCCGGACGGATTCTACCGTGGTAAGCAGGTAATTGAAGCCAGCGACGAGTAA
- a CDS encoding YceD family protein, with protein MSNASSAELPKIVDPYRLAEQNSVLEGDIPISALSRFRDAVLGFEEDAVCRVKLSFYMDGERRRIVSGELEAPVRLECQRCMGSMDSVLVSRFVLGLVTSDEQAQRLPKDLEPFLTDDFSADLWSMAEDELLLVLPPYPLHDRNECPAKEDLEAYEPGSSSALPEEKSGDNPFSVLAGLKKTKH; from the coding sequence ATGTCAAACGCGTCTAGTGCAGAATTACCAAAAATAGTCGACCCATACCGGTTGGCGGAGCAGAACAGTGTGCTGGAGGGAGACATTCCTATCAGTGCGCTGTCTCGTTTCCGCGACGCTGTTCTGGGGTTCGAGGAAGATGCCGTATGTCGTGTTAAGCTGTCCTTTTATATGGATGGCGAGCGCCGCCGCATTGTTTCTGGCGAGCTGGAGGCTCCGGTCAGGCTGGAGTGTCAGCGTTGCATGGGATCCATGGATTCTGTGCTGGTTTCCCGGTTCGTGCTCGGTCTGGTCACAAGTGATGAGCAGGCGCAGCGGTTGCCAAAGGATCTCGAGCCGTTTCTGACCGACGATTTCAGTGCGGATCTCTGGTCCATGGCGGAGGATGAGTTGTTGCTGGTGTTGCCTCCATATCCGCTTCACGACCGGAATGAATGTCCGGCAAAAGAAGATCTGGAAGCCTACGAGCCAGGCAGTTCTTCGGCACTGCCGGAGGAGAAGTCGGGCGATAACCCGTTCAGCGTGCTGGCGGGGCTCAAGAAAACAAAGCATTAA
- the fabD gene encoding ACP S-malonyltransferase: MKSAFIFPGQGSQSVGMLSVAAESWPMINKTFAEASNVLGYDLWHLCQKGPVEELNQTMVTQPAMLTASIALWRQWLVTGGSKPDFLAGHSLGEYSALVAAESLDFVEAVKLVRLRGELMQEAVPSGEGKMAAILGLEDAAVVAACEEAADGDVVAAVNFNAPGQVVIAGVAAAVERAIEVCKTKGARKAMLLPVSVPSHCALMKGAAEELAQALDEVRFSDAITPVIQNVNAAAVTDSATLKANLLKQLYSPVLWADSVRTLVSSDVTVAIECGTGKVLAGLAKRIDRGLAVHGIEDPEALAAALAAFESS; the protein is encoded by the coding sequence ATGAAATCAGCCTTTATATTTCCCGGACAGGGTTCCCAGTCAGTTGGCATGCTTTCCGTTGCTGCTGAGTCTTGGCCCATGATCAACAAAACCTTCGCCGAAGCTTCCAATGTGCTTGGCTATGACCTCTGGCACTTGTGTCAGAAAGGGCCGGTAGAAGAGCTTAATCAAACAATGGTTACCCAGCCGGCCATGCTGACTGCCAGCATCGCTTTATGGCGACAGTGGTTGGTAACAGGTGGATCGAAGCCCGATTTTCTGGCTGGGCACAGTCTGGGTGAGTACAGCGCGCTGGTGGCCGCAGAAAGCCTCGATTTCGTGGAAGCCGTAAAGCTGGTTCGCCTGCGTGGTGAGCTGATGCAGGAAGCTGTGCCTTCTGGCGAGGGGAAAATGGCCGCTATTCTTGGTCTTGAAGATGCCGCTGTTGTCGCAGCTTGTGAAGAAGCTGCCGATGGTGACGTTGTAGCAGCAGTGAATTTCAATGCTCCTGGCCAGGTAGTGATTGCAGGCGTCGCTGCTGCCGTTGAGCGGGCTATCGAGGTCTGTAAGACAAAGGGCGCGCGTAAAGCCATGCTCCTGCCAGTCAGTGTCCCCTCCCATTGCGCTCTGATGAAAGGTGCTGCTGAGGAGCTGGCTCAGGCACTGGATGAAGTTCGCTTTAGCGATGCGATCACTCCGGTTATACAGAATGTTAACGCTGCAGCCGTGACAGATTCGGCTACACTGAAAGCCAATCTTCTCAAGCAACTTTATTCTCCGGTGTTATGGGCCGACTCGGTTCGCACTCTGGTGAGTAGCGATGTTACCGTCGCCATCGAGTGTGGCACGGGCAAAGTGCTTGCAGGGCTGGCCAAGCGAATTGACCGTGGGCTTGCCGTTCACGGGATTGAGGATCCTGAGGCTCTGGCCGCTGCACTCGCGGCATTTGAATCGTCTTGA